One Natronolimnobius sp. AArcel1 genomic region harbors:
- a CDS encoding aldo/keto reductase, with translation MTPDDVDSIDSTMCPTASTIPMLGLGTWQASNDDCTAAVQTALECGYRHIDTAQGYDNEDAVGEGIAASDVDRDDIFLATKVSSSNLAHEDILETARESVDRLGVESVDLLYVHWPSRAYDPEGTLSAFDQLYDEGLIENVGISNFEPEQIEQAVALCDAPILANQVECHPLLPQEHIRDACANYDIEVVAYSPLARGSIVDQPEIQEIAAKHNVTETQVSLAWLHEKGVTAIPKSVTPEHIRDNWRSLTLDLEQDDINRIDAIDETSREVDPSFAPWN, from the coding sequence ATGACGCCCGATGACGTCGATTCGATCGATTCGACGATGTGTCCAACCGCGAGTACCATACCGATGCTCGGACTCGGAACGTGGCAAGCCAGCAACGACGACTGTACTGCAGCCGTCCAGACCGCCCTCGAGTGTGGCTATCGACACATCGACACGGCACAGGGGTACGACAACGAGGACGCCGTTGGCGAGGGAATCGCCGCCTCCGACGTCGACCGCGACGACATCTTCCTTGCAACGAAAGTCTCGAGTTCGAATCTCGCACACGAGGACATCCTCGAGACGGCACGCGAAAGCGTCGATCGCCTCGGTGTGGAGTCAGTCGACCTACTGTACGTCCATTGGCCGTCCCGTGCGTACGATCCCGAGGGGACGCTGTCGGCGTTCGATCAGCTATACGACGAGGGGTTGATCGAAAACGTTGGCATCAGTAACTTCGAACCTGAACAGATCGAGCAGGCAGTTGCTCTCTGTGATGCGCCGATTCTGGCGAATCAGGTCGAGTGTCATCCGTTGTTGCCACAGGAACACATCCGCGACGCCTGTGCGAACTACGATATTGAGGTCGTGGCCTACAGCCCGCTTGCCCGCGGGTCGATCGTCGACCAGCCTGAGATTCAAGAGATCGCGGCCAAACACAACGTCACCGAAACGCAGGTCAGTCTCGCCTGGCTGCACGAGAAGGGAGTGACTGCCATCCCAAAGTCGGTCACGCCGGAGCACATCCGAGACAACTGGCGATCCCTGACGCTCGACCTCGAGCAAGATGACATCAACCGGATCGACGCGATTGATGAGACCAGCCGCGAAGTCGACCCGTCGTTTGCTCCCTGGAACTGA
- a CDS encoding phosphoadenosine phosphosulfate reductase family protein, which produces MTENFPDYVDVDYDDGTGEDPADYPHINDKIEKAIEVTRQGLEQYENPAVMWTGGKDSTLVLYFVTQVAERFDLEVPPAIFIDHYQHFDDIHDFVDSWADEWGLEVVYARNEDIGQYVEANDLEPGDDIPIDELSDHNQHHVENILEYEEDTFPFLLDTYAGNHLLKTVALNDALEEHDIDGILSGVRWDEQEARADETFFSERHDPDIYPPHDRVQPILQFDEAAVWEAFWDFVVPDTVDEFPDEGYVPEGKDDLPDDLEPADTPVSPKYWEGFRSLGSEISTEKTEEDPAWLQNLEETTERAGRAQDKEDLMERLRDLGYM; this is translated from the coding sequence ATGACCGAGAACTTCCCCGACTACGTCGACGTCGACTACGACGATGGCACCGGCGAAGATCCCGCGGACTATCCGCATATCAACGATAAAATCGAGAAGGCGATCGAGGTCACCCGCCAGGGTCTCGAGCAGTACGAGAACCCGGCCGTGATGTGGACCGGCGGGAAGGACTCGACGCTCGTGCTGTACTTCGTGACGCAGGTCGCCGAGCGCTTCGATCTCGAGGTTCCGCCCGCAATCTTCATCGACCACTACCAGCACTTCGACGACATTCACGACTTCGTCGACTCCTGGGCTGACGAATGGGGTCTCGAGGTCGTCTACGCGCGCAACGAGGACATCGGCCAGTACGTCGAGGCCAACGACTTAGAGCCGGGCGACGACATCCCAATCGACGAACTCTCCGACCACAACCAGCACCACGTCGAGAACATCCTCGAGTACGAAGAGGACACGTTCCCGTTCCTGCTCGACACCTACGCGGGCAACCACCTGCTGAAGACCGTCGCGCTCAACGACGCACTCGAGGAGCACGACATCGACGGCATTCTCTCGGGCGTCCGCTGGGATGAACAGGAGGCTCGCGCCGACGAGACGTTCTTCTCGGAGCGCCACGACCCGGACATCTACCCGCCACACGACCGTGTCCAGCCCATCCTGCAGTTCGACGAGGCTGCGGTCTGGGAGGCCTTCTGGGACTTCGTCGTCCCGGACACCGTCGACGAGTTCCCAGACGAGGGCTACGTCCCCGAAGGCAAAGACGACCTGCCGGATGACCTCGAGCCTGCGGACACCCCAGTCTCGCCGAAGTACTGGGAAGGCTTCCGCTCGCTCGGCAGCGAGATCAGTACCGAAAAGACCGAAGAAGACCCTGCATGGTTGCAGAACCTCGAGGAGACGACCGAGCGCGCAGGCCGCGCCCAGGACAAAGAGGACCTGATGGAGCGTCTGCGCGACCTCGGCTACATGTAG
- the sucC gene encoding ADP-forming succinate--CoA ligase subunit beta, whose product MKLHEYQAKEVFADAGVPTPASQLASDVDGVVAAADEIGYPVAVKAQVQVGGRGKAGGIKLVDDADEAREAADDILGMDLKGYHVEQVLVEGAVDFTDELYVGITMDRGAGKPVAMVSTKGGVNIEEVAEEDPDAIAQEHIDPSFGMHPYQARKAVYDAGVDQSIARDVSSVLTTLYELWANRDASDTEINPLMVTADDEVIAADAVMNIDEDALFRQPELAEMEEEAASGGDDLEQKADEYNFDYVRLEGNVGIIGNGAGLVMTTLDLVDHYGGEPANFLDVGGGAKADRIANALDMVFSDENVDSVVFNIFGGITRGDEVAKGINEALEQFDDIPKPVVVRLAGTNWEEGMEILNEDLVTVEQTLEDAVQRSVAYADEVSE is encoded by the coding sequence ATGAAATTACACGAGTATCAGGCGAAGGAGGTCTTCGCCGATGCCGGGGTTCCGACGCCGGCATCACAGCTCGCCTCTGACGTCGACGGCGTCGTTGCCGCGGCCGATGAGATCGGGTATCCAGTCGCAGTCAAAGCGCAGGTACAGGTCGGCGGCCGGGGCAAGGCCGGCGGTATCAAACTCGTCGACGACGCTGACGAGGCACGAGAGGCAGCCGACGACATTCTCGGCATGGACCTCAAGGGCTACCACGTCGAGCAGGTCCTCGTCGAAGGCGCAGTCGATTTCACCGACGAACTCTACGTCGGGATCACGATGGACCGCGGCGCGGGCAAACCCGTCGCGATGGTCTCGACCAAAGGTGGCGTCAACATCGAAGAAGTCGCCGAGGAAGATCCTGACGCAATCGCACAGGAACACATCGACCCCTCCTTCGGGATGCACCCATACCAGGCCCGGAAGGCCGTCTACGACGCTGGCGTCGACCAGTCGATCGCCCGCGACGTCTCGAGTGTCCTGACGACGCTCTACGAACTGTGGGCCAACCGCGACGCCTCCGATACCGAGATCAACCCGCTGATGGTCACCGCAGACGACGAGGTCATCGCGGCCGACGCCGTGATGAACATCGACGAGGACGCACTCTTCCGTCAGCCAGAACTGGCCGAGATGGAAGAAGAAGCCGCAAGCGGCGGCGACGATCTCGAGCAGAAGGCAGACGAGTACAACTTCGACTACGTCCGCCTCGAGGGCAACGTCGGGATTATCGGCAACGGTGCCGGGCTTGTCATGACGACGCTCGACCTCGTCGACCACTACGGCGGCGAGCCAGCGAACTTCCTCGACGTCGGTGGCGGTGCAAAGGCCGACCGGATCGCGAACGCGCTCGATATGGTGTTCTCCGACGAGAACGTCGACTCGGTCGTCTTCAACATCTTCGGCGGCATCACCCGTGGCGACGAGGTCGCCAAGGGGATCAACGAAGCACTCGAGCAGTTCGACGACATTCCAAAGCCGGTCGTTGTCCGACTGGCCGGAACGAACTGGGAAGAGGGGATGGAAATTCTGAACGAGGACCTCGTGACGGTCGAACAGACCCTCGAGGATGCGGTTCAGCGGTCTGTTGCATACGCTGATGAGGTGAGCGAATAA
- a CDS encoding UbiA family prenyltransferase, with the protein MTTTHAQSRARRWRSSLEAFCRVLVHSNLFISLATMSVVVTTVVLADLPLEPIPLFIVFAATLFVYTVNRFTDLEEDEVNVPDRAAFTKRYGRLLLGIGVCCYLGTIGVAVVLGVPGAIYLLLPLVAAVLYSIGGIKRLLLVKNLFVGVAWGLLPLGAGYYYDSLWTPEILFLAGYITAMITIAAVVFDIKDIEGDRAEGIATVPNTVGVPRTRRLAQAGTLVVAAAVIAVVALTTLSSALLVVLAMNVYVACYIPFATAERGPLFYGFVIDGEHVFLAAVVIVFELLG; encoded by the coding sequence GTGACGACCACGCACGCACAGTCACGAGCGCGGCGCTGGCGTTCGTCACTCGAGGCGTTCTGTCGTGTGCTGGTCCACAGCAACCTCTTTATTTCGCTGGCGACGATGAGCGTCGTCGTCACGACGGTCGTGCTGGCGGACCTGCCACTCGAGCCGATTCCGCTGTTTATCGTCTTCGCTGCGACGCTGTTCGTCTACACCGTCAACCGATTCACCGATCTCGAGGAAGACGAGGTAAATGTCCCTGATCGGGCAGCATTCACGAAACGCTACGGGCGGCTGTTGTTGGGAATTGGCGTCTGCTGTTATCTCGGCACGATTGGCGTTGCGGTCGTCCTGGGGGTTCCAGGGGCGATCTATCTGCTGTTGCCACTCGTCGCCGCGGTGTTGTACTCCATTGGCGGCATCAAACGACTCCTGCTCGTGAAGAACCTCTTCGTCGGCGTCGCCTGGGGGCTGCTCCCCCTGGGAGCCGGCTACTACTACGACAGCCTCTGGACGCCTGAAATCCTGTTTCTCGCGGGCTACATCACCGCGATGATCACGATTGCAGCGGTCGTTTTCGACATCAAAGACATCGAGGGCGACCGCGCGGAAGGGATTGCAACGGTGCCGAACACGGTTGGCGTCCCCCGAACGCGGCGACTCGCACAGGCTGGCACTCTCGTGGTTGCAGCGGCGGTCATCGCCGTCGTTGCACTGACGACGCTCTCGAGTGCGTTACTCGTTGTCCTCGCGATGAACGTCTACGTCGCCTGTTACATTCCCTTTGCGACCGCCGAGCGCGGGCCGCTGTTCTACGGCTTCGTTATCGACGGTGAGCACGTCTTTCTCGCGGCGGTCGTCATCGTATTCGAGTTACTCGGGTGA
- a CDS encoding DUF5795 family protein — translation MSENRVVQGRMVTAQKLAELIEGDSIMEVDSISEPNRDCPDCGGDILEVTYMPSVTELVTGWKCQECDWAETDRD, via the coding sequence GTGAGCGAGAATCGCGTCGTTCAGGGGCGAATGGTCACAGCACAGAAACTCGCGGAACTGATCGAAGGCGACAGCATCATGGAAGTCGACTCGATCAGCGAACCCAATCGGGACTGTCCCGACTGTGGGGGCGATATCCTCGAGGTCACGTACATGCCCTCAGTCACGGAGTTAGTCACTGGCTGGAAGTGCCAGGAGTGTGACTGGGCCGAGACGGACCGAGACTAA
- a CDS encoding HalOD1 output domain-containing protein, translated as MTRTLEMETDRVHEQIITEVAAKRDTDPTALPPLFDAVDPDALSAVFSPTATGTVRTGRVEFSYAGHDIEIVFTEDGPALSIN; from the coding sequence ATGACACGGACCCTCGAGATGGAGACGGACCGAGTCCACGAACAGATCATTACCGAGGTCGCGGCGAAACGCGACACAGACCCGACTGCGCTTCCACCACTGTTCGATGCGGTTGACCCCGACGCACTGTCAGCAGTCTTTAGCCCAACTGCAACCGGCACGGTACGGACCGGGCGCGTTGAGTTCTCGTATGCGGGCCACGACATTGAGATCGTCTTCACCGAAGACGGCCCAGCGCTTTCGATTAACTGA